In Populus alba chromosome 4, ASM523922v2, whole genome shotgun sequence, the genomic window gtgattgtggctcacatcttcccttggttttacgtccaagaacgacttaaacgccctctatgggtcggggataggcttcccatccagttttcttaaaaactggcaaatagggtcttttttagtcagattcccaagactaagtcgatcatgttctttatggaattgtggccataaatcatgaattacacgatgcacatctccactaggatgcgtctcaagggtcactaaaagattatctaaagaccccttactcaggccatccttaatgaattgtattttatcttcacggtttacagataccattcctaaagaacgacatgtcgcattacaagtccatctggcacatctgtgacagactttcagtccttttgcacgacgtttctttgcaaaagtgcttttacctgttccaggcatgtgtgaaatgaaagaattggaggactcacctgataatcggacctttgcttcaatcagccaacgaatatcttcaggaattccatggttcattaacaacctcaatctttcacacctagcatggtaaatttttgtaatcgcattctgaggcagagcgggaaaatactttttcaatttttcaagagtggtgtccattttcaaaagagaattggagacgagattcaaagaagagagaaaaagctaagaattgtacaaatatatacaaatatcagttatttgggaaactgaaaggaccgacttaagtcacggagtaccgttatcctccatttgaccggggtgagagactagcaaaacaaaagtcacactaaaaagcaacaaaaaaaaatgtgagaaaaacaaaataatcaacctttatcaataagattattcaaaccaatggattcattttcactaggaaacttatcaaagtaagcttttaaacgatgttcatttaccttcaaaacattgtcattctttggattctcaatatcaagggccccataaggatacacatgtttcaaaataaatggaccgctccatcttgatcttagtttttcaggaaataaatggagttgagaattataaagcaaaactttttgaccagtatcaactttttgacaattttcacaagttttgcagaatgcatgtgtgtccttgaacatggtgggccaataaaatccattttgtaagatttttgcagtcgtctctcttgatgagaattgactcccacatgcttcagaatgacaaagtttaatgacattacttacctcattatcgggaatgcatttttgaaatatttgattaggacaatttttgaataagtaagggtcatctaagtaagagttcttcactttgttcaaaaactttcctttgtcttcggtactccagtgagctggcaaatctcctgttgcaagaaaattgatatttttagcaaaccaaggcattgaaccgAGAGAAAGTAAGAATTCtttaggaaagtaatcatcgattggtgggatgtcaaatgtcaaatctgttgtcacttttgacacaagatcagcatcaatatttttggtgcctttttcatccgtgatttcttcttgagaataaatcatttgaaaatcttcaaattcatccaactcagttttactcaaagtagattcaagttgatcatgaactaattcttcaataagatctacttcttgtaaatcattatcatctccaggttgcttgcaaatgttgaaaatattcatctccaatgtcatatttccaaaagataacttcatgagtccattcctacaattaatcaatgcattagaagttgcaagaaacggacgtcctaaaataataggaaatgaattacatgcttcaataggttacgtgtccaagacaataaaatccacaggataaatgaatttatcgacttgtactaacacatcttcgattattcctctaggaacttttacagatctatcggcaagtaaaagagttactgaagttggttttaactcacctagattgagactttgaaagattgaatatggaagtaaattcacactagctccaagatcaagtaaggctctttcaattttatgttctccaataaagcaagaaattgtaggacaaccagggtctttatatttcaaagcattattgttttgaagaatggcacttacttgttcggctaaaaaggctttctttttcacattgagttttctcttcacggtgcacagatctttcaaaaatttagcataggaaggaacctgtttaatagcatccaacaaaggtatattgatccttacctgtttgaaagtttcaaagatttcagagttatgattgactttcctttgtttggtcatggcatgaggaaatggaagtgttggcggggaatcagtcttttctttgcaatgttcaggttcaaccccttccttaccctcagagatagactcatcatctttctcacaaggttcaagaataggtttttcaataaccttaccactacgaagagtgatgactgatttgacttgatccatgtgttggcttccagaaccacttgcatttgcattgtattgcccctttggattttgctgtggttgagatggaaacttacctttctcttggaaactgagagcagatgttaattttgcaagagcatctttaaaatctgtcatgctatgagcaagttgagtgttgattgtctcctgcttttcaatgaatgcatgcaatgtttccttaaaatttcttctaggaggtggagcataaggaggtgcatatccatgagaattttgaaaattatggtgtgcttgaaacggtggctgtgaagtttgtgcattgtttatatcactcttccaactgaaatttgggtgatttctccaaccagggttgtacgtttgtgagtatgggttatggttgggtctttggaaactgtttaaagcatgggcttgttcatggaggcatttcttaaaagaaggcaaagttggacaatcatttgttgaatgttcattggtttcacagatttgacacacaatgtcttgaacaaattttaattgaccactttttttcaattcaagtgcttcgacttttctagctaaggATGCAAACTTgacttggaggtcatgatcttccctaaggttgtgcatacctccactagatgtatgaggttgtgttttacttggtgcctcataagtacctgtggtgtcccaattttgagcattttcggctagcaagtctaggtactccattgcttcattagggtctttatcttcgaaagttccattgcacatcaattcaaccatttgcctatctctaggtgttaaaccttcataaaaatgtgaaaccaatctccatgtttcaaaaccatgatgtgggcaagtattaagcaaatctcgatacctatcccaacattggtaaaatgtttctcctggcttttgagtgaaagtgataatttgtcttttgaaagagtttgttctgtgagatggaaaaaacttctttaaaaattgttgttgcattttatcccaagcacgaatggatcctggtcttaaattttgtagccatgttttagctttatcttttaatgaaaaaggaaaaagctttaatcgaatggtgttcatgctacaatttgagtcattataggtattacagacctcttcaaattcccttaaatgcaagtatggattttctaagtctaagccatgaaaagatggtaaaagttgaataatgcctggcttaaaattaaaatgagatgcatcagtaataaataacccgaccaaaagcttgatgtcttttcccaagtgcaggagtgtcgaagtaataaataacccggcaagaccggggtcgaaccacagagaggttaattgtataaattataaataacaacacaacaataacaacaataacaataataataacaatagtagtactagtaatagtaataataataataatactcagtacgtggcgttgttatacctgagaatgatctaaaagatcgggtcacaggtttccagccgatatactgagtttatgaacagataataataataataataataacaacaacaacaacaacaacaacaataataaagaagagaaggaagaaattaatgagaactttgagatgaaagattaatgtaaggattaaacaatgaaaaacaaatgtcaaggttagaggatccactaatggtacttcaaacaagtatagtataaactcttattactcaattggaaaaccacacataaaggaggttccaatcaaattataaattgttaacatgattacattagttatcttattcgaataaaagctaatacttgtaaatgttggcaggcattcatgattataacttatgttaacaacaaatcaagttcctttcatagctcaggtgtcggttataccatacagtatgagctacgaaagtgccaagtattttttgtaccaagtgttatacaacataaatctagattaaccatttaacaagcaaagtattaaaagtgaacaagataacaaatataaaacatgttagtatccaacgttaaggtccatgttaagtttatattatacttattcttacaccattagtgtacccttttcaccttgacataattaacttagctgaacataatgaaagaaagaaacataaatgaacaagataagaacataaatgagaaagaaattaactaagtaaagaaaaggaaattaagtgcataaacttgatattaatgaaagcaaaacataagcaatacaaagagagaaagcaagagcatgatcttgatctggaaaccaagatgcctcaatacatggtaagtgcctccttttataggccaaaatttggaactattgatttgttaattaattgatgagtgggtggccacatcttgacttggtgacaatccttatcttcttgtctgaacaagacgtcattgctaacatcataatttgcccagaatcctcaggaatgttctaggaaattgtctcagctttccaacaaaaaaagatgaggtcatttggacttctagaactcaagatatgggttgaacactaaatagtgtctgggctgcaggacagctttggacttcttcgttgttccttcagtttggacttcaaaacggcctttttaaatcttgggctcctcatgaaagttgtaggcctttgtcttacctttccatccatataaaatggacctaaatctgagatctagagctccaaatatgatccaattaccgagcaatgttccagtttggactgcaccggcatctcttttctaagtttggccatctctttgtcctttcactttcaatacttaaactcatcaatcaatccttttatttatgtgataggcctgcatttaagatgatcatttaccataaattaaggtatcttatagtatcaaacttgttattataaaacatgctttagttaaggagttattgatacttcaagtgcaaaatgatgatataaaaccttgataaacatgcacttttaagtactaattagtGAGCTCAATTCTCATTGCTTCACACCATTTAGGATCACTTAGTGCCTGCTCATATGTTGTAAGTTCAAGAGTGCTAGTGATGGTGTTAACAAATAGCTGATGAGAAGGAGATAATGACTGATAGGAAATAAAACTGGATAACGGATATTGAGTACCTGACCGTGAAGAGGATGACTTGGTTGTGGATGCAGAGAGTGATGACATACCAACCTGGCCACAATGAAAATCATGGAGAAGAACAGAGGATTGTCGAGGCCGATCGTTGCGACGTAGTATAGGAGCAGGTGTGTTGGTTTGGAGAAAAAGAGACTGTGTGGGATTTGATGATGGTGGCAATGGGGATTTTGAGGAAGAAGGAGATAATGGAGTGGTAGGGGTTTCGGGAGGTAAAGGAGAAGAAGGTAGTGTTTGTGGAAGTAGACTGTTATTGGACTCAGGAAATATGGGTGGCAGAGATGATTGTGGAGGAGGATTTTCTGAAGTGtggttaaaaaaaggaaatgtgttttcatgaaaaataacatcTCGACTAGTAAAAAACTGCCGAGTGGTGAGATCATAAACGCGATATGCTTTTTGATTAGAAGGATATCCAACAAAAATGCATTGACGAGCTCTTGGTGAAAATTTGGTTAAAGGTTGTAAGTTGGTGGCATAACATAAACAACCAAAAGCACGTAGATGTGTATATGCAGGTGTTTTTCCGTACAAGAGTTCATATGGTGATTTGTGACTCAAAACTAGAGTGGGAAGACAATTTATAAGATAGGTGGTAGTAAGCAAACTCTCTCCCCAAAATTTTAATGGTAAATTTGCTTGGAATCGCAAGGCACGACCAACATTTAGCAGGTGTCTATGTTTTCGTTCaacaacaccattttgttgaggtgtgTATGGACATGAATTTTGAAGCAAAATGCCATGGGTAGAAAGAAATGGCTTTAGAGAGATAAATTCCAGCCCATTATCACTACGTATAATTTTAACTTGACAGTTAAATTGAGTGTGAACAAAAGTGATGAATGATTTTAACAACCCTTATGTTTTAGATTTGAATTTCATAAGGAAAATCCATGTAAAACGAGAGTAGTCATCcacaatagttaaaaaataatgtgcaCCAGAGTGTGTTTCAATCTTTTGTGGACCCCAAATATCACAGTGTATAAGATCAAAAATTTTGGTACTTTGAATTGAGCTAATGGGAAAAGATAACCTGGTTTGTTTTGCCAAAGGACAAACTTCACATGAATGTTGCGAATCATAAACAAAGGATGGGATTAATTTTGACAGAAACTGAGAGGGTAATTTTGATGGACGTCCTAATCTGTTATGCCAAACAACTCCTTATGGGAAAGAGACTTGATATGAGATCGGTGTTGTTGGATGTGATCCTGATTGTGGCATAAGGTAGTATAGTCCCTTACTCTGCTTCCCCAGGCCAATCATCCTCTTCGTAGCAAGGTCCTGCAATATACAGAAAGTGGGAAAGAAGTGGACAGAACAATTTAAAGCAGATGTGAGTTGACTAACGGAAAGCAGATTCACATGGAATGAGGGTGCACAAAGAACATCATGAACATGTATATTTTTGGTAATATATGCAGAGCCAGCATTGGTAATTTTTGCATGGGAACTGTTTGGTAAGGTGACTTGAGAGAACATGGGAACAATGACTTTATCAACAACTGAAGTAGCTATATGGTTAGTAGCTCCACTGTCAATGATCCATTGAATAAACTCGGAATTGTGAGTTGTGGATGATGAACAAAATGGAGTGGAGTTACCTGTATAGTTTGCAGAGACTGTGGATTTCTCGGTTTGGAAGAAAGCTTTGATTTGTGAAAATTCTTCAGGAGTGAATTGAAGAGGCTGATCAGAGATTTGAACAGATTTGATGTTGGTGTGAGATGATTCAGTCCCTGTTTGATTTGCAACCACCTTTTGAGCTCGATTCCTAGGTTGGACATTCCTGCCATGAAGAGCATGACCAACAGGAAACCCAATCAAATAGAAACATCTCCCCACTGTATGTGTTGTTCCATCACAGTAGGAGCAGTGAAGTCGTTTCTTGGATCCTTGTATTGTTGATGAGCCAAGCATCAAATTTCGAGAGAAATCTTTTGAAGTATAGCCTGGTCGTTGTGAAGTATAACCTGGTCTTTTGACATTCATGGCGTGAACCTGTTCAGTAACCTTGTGCTCAACCAGTCCACGCTGTTTTTCTTCCTCACATAAGAGTGAGTATGCTTTCTTAACAGTTGGTAAAGGTTGCATGAGCATGATTTGCCCTCTAATAGCTTAATAGCTCTCATTTAATCCCATAAGAAACTGACCAAGTCTCGTCTTTTCCTCATTGTTTGACAATTGTTTCATTCCACCCACAAGTGCACTGAATAGCTGGACTGCTCATTTTTAATTCATCccacaatgtttttattttggtgcAATAACTGAAGATAGAATCCTGATTTTGCTGCAATTCTACTATGGAACGCTGAAGTTGATAATGATGAGAAAAATCACCTTGTGAGAATTGTTCTTGTAGGTCCAACCAGATTTCAGAGGGGGTTTCAACATAGAGAACACTGTTAGCAAGCTCTTGATTTAAGGAGTTGAGAATCCAAGAAAAAACCATATCATTGCATCGTTGCCATAACATGTATTTAGGATCAGATTCATCTGGTATGGATATGGTTCCATTGATGAATCCCAACTTGTTTTTGGCTCTGAGACTTATTAAAATGGAGCGTCTCCACATGGAGTAGTTGGTTCCATCAAGAACTTTCAGAACAAGAGTCATGCTTGGATGATCtgatgcatgaataaaaaaaggatcaGAAGGATCAATGGTTAAAAAGGTCATGTTTGGAAGCGTAGTATTTTTGTTGATACTTGTTGAATCAACACTGTCCTCCATTGGAGAATTTTGCGGAAGTTTGGTTTTAGAGTttcatatgctctgataccatgaaaactagatgatgaagaagaatgtagaactgttttattaatttctcattGAAGCAGAGGTGTTTACATCAGGTATATATATACAAACGTATGCCTAGAAAGTAGGAGCCACAAGTGATTGAGTCCAACTCAATCAGTTCATCTATACCAGCTGGAGTTCTAGCAGATAACTTCAACAGCAGATCAACTTCAACTTATCTTCTCAACAGGTTTCAAGATTTTCAAGTCAGGATCATAGATCTTTGAGacaattttctaattttgaatAATGATAGTGAGAAAGTGAGAGCAACTCTGCAGATCTGTATTAATAAATTCTATTATGGGTGGACATTTCCCATCTCATTTGTCTCTACCAAAAGTAAATGATGTACAAAAGTTTTGAAGCAAATTAATTCCTGCTCTGTGTTATGATAAATTCAAGCCTGAAATGATGTCAATAAAGGTATCTTCTCGGCAAGGAAGTGTAAGACCGCCCATCGGATGATTATATCCGAATTCTTCTTCGGCTATTCTTAGCAATTCTTGGAATGAAGGTTGATTCAAGAATGAGATTGGAACATTGAATCTTTTCTTTTGGCTCTCTCCAACATAGACCGCAAAGAAGCCTTTAGGAACTTCGGTTGCTTGATTAGCAAGCAAATTTGACCGACGGAGAATTTGCTTAGCAGTCATGATACCCTTAAGAAGGATGGCCATTGTGTGATCTGTATTATTCTGCTAGAAAAAAAGATGATCTTAGAGTAATGTGGAGGaggatttgctttctatgagagAATGTGAGGACTTGATGTGGTTGTGGGGAgatgaatttatatatagatGGATTTAGTACGTGGAAAATCTATGAAGTGTGGATGAGAGGAGAAGCAGCCTAAGTGGGGTTTGCTTACAGACATAAGCAGCTGAAGGATCACATGGTCCTGTCTTTCAACTCATcatcaagaaaattataatgaattaaatCAGTATACTTTGTTGGTACACATTATCCCTAAGCAGTTCTTGGAGACAATCATAAAAGAGTGGCCCACTTCAAATTCATGAATTGCAGAAAGAGGATTTTTTCTGTGGAAGAAATTAGAATGCAGGACATGCTTCAGACATCTAGTTTGTTATTGTTGGTAATGATGTGAAGGGGTCCCCTGGACCAAATTTGTCTTGTTAGAAATTTCCATTGAGATGTGTGGTTAAAAACAGAAAGGTTTGCCTTGATAAATCTGCAACCTTCACCAGCATTTAGTGCTGTAGCAAAAACTCATTCATGGATCaccagaaaaacaaaagtaaaaaaaacaaaaacaaaatcttgctAGACAAGGCCTTGTGAAGAGCATGTGAAGCCGGTGGCAATGCCCCTTCCTCTTAGAACCTAACCCACATTTCAGAAATCTTGTTGGCGCTgcagatgatgaaattaatgcTGGTCATTGACAATATAATTGTTTCTAGCCATGAAccatcataagaaaataaaaaagaaaaaagaaatgtggTTGCCACCAAGAGAGACTTTTTCCTGTATGTTGACAGAAAGCAACAATGCTAACCCCAGGAAGATTTATTTGGCCAAATATATTGAGCCTTGTTGTGTATTCATTGTGGTACTGGCCATATCTATTTAAGCATGAACTTCTGAACAGTGTTAGAGAAAGACTAACCAAggttaaacaaacataaataaaagaggGCGTGAGAAGGGCAAGGCAGAGTTTAAACAATCAATGTCGACATGGAATCTTATAGGtcaaaccaaataaatatttgatttaatattttcgGCCATTTCTATCAGTTAACGCAATCATCATATTGATAACTTTCAATGATATTGGATTGATGAAATAgttttattaagttttattaAACGAAAATGAGGAATCAAAGAAGGTTTCTCATTTGTTGAAATAGTTTGATTCTATAACAGAAAGTATTTACATCAAATTGGCACTTTATGCCATACAAATTTGTTCTATCTGGTTAGTATGATTGCCTCTATTTATGATCTACTCAAGCTGGAAAGGACATCAATGAATTTATCTTCTCTGCATGGAATTGTCAAACCACCCATTGGATGATTGAAACCAAACTCCTCTTCAGCTTTAGTAAGCAAATCTTGAAATGAAGGCTCATTCAGATAGGACACTGGAACTACAAATcgcttcttctctctttcgcCAATGTAGACAGCTAAGAAACCTTTCGGTACATCTAAAGATCTCGAAGCTGGTTTACTTGCATTCCATACAGATCGGCGTAGAATTTTTTTGGCTAGAGCAGCAGCCAGATGTCCAGTCATGGTGTTACTGTTGATGTATGTTTTCAGAAAAGAACTTAAGAGAGTTTGTCACTTAAGGAAAAGATTTCAATGGAGAATGTGATGACTTGGTTGAGACACCAGTACGTATCTATAGAAGAAATagcatgaagaaaaacaaaaacctccAGCATTTGGAGCGGCTAGAAATCATTTGCTAGGGTCTGCTTAGGACATCTCATGAGGGATCACGTGACCTTGCCTTCAAATTAATCAACAACAATAGGGTAGTGAGGATTCATCTCTCTCCTACTATGTCTACACGTCTAAACACCAGAATGCCCTACGACCACATAGATAAGCCTGATCGAGGTCCAGGCTAAAGATTGTAAATTGGATGGTGGGACATTAAATGTTGACACAACGCACAACTGACTTTTGGAATAGGGACATATGCTTGAGAGACATGTTCAGGACATTCAATGAATGAGTGATATGTGTGGAAATAAAGATTATAGATGAGTTTCTATTGGTTGAATATAACGTGGGAGACAGTGAAAAAAGCAATGGTTGTGACTTGTCATGTACTATCTAGTAGTCCACAGCTTGTCTGATAATCGAAGGGTTAATTGATTTACCAAACTTCAACTAACTATATCCAGCATATACCTAATCCGAGATCGCTTGGTTTggagttgagaataatggaatgtgttgggttgtgccttagccaaccttcctatttatatagaggcagtagaacactgtagtaactgtaatgattacaacatcctatattagaatcctattctgatagatacatgagtaactgtaatgattacaacatcctatattagaatcatattctataatatgccccctcaagctgagggtgggggatcaacccgaagcttgaatcgaaaagcagtaaaggatgcaacaggaagcggtttagtgaagacatcggcaagttgatctcgagagggaataaaacgaatctgaatttctttcttggcaacacggtcatgaacaaagtgataatccacttcaacatgcttagtacgagcatggaagataggatttgctgagagataggtagcaccaagattatcacaccaaatggtaaggtcagagactgagggaacctgcaaatttgttaacaagtattgaagccaaatgacttcagcggtaccatcagcaagggctcTATACTCAGCCttagtagaggagcgagcaacagtgcgttgcttgccaaatttccaagaaatgggcgtctgaccaaaaaagacaagatagtcGCCCGTAGACTtacgatcatcaatactatcagcccaatctgcatctgtaaagccatgtagagcaaaagaggagcctcgagtgatatagaaaccataagatgccgtacctttaagatagcgtaaaatacgtttgacagcggcccaatgagaatctgtaggagcatgcataaactgacagactttGTTAACAGCtaagcatatatctggacgggtgaaggtaagatattgaagagcacccatgatttgatgaaatcgtgtaggattagagaatgaatgatccggtaatataatgactttcgaaggggagactggagtatcaactggtttgcaggaagtcatatcagctcgggtgaggatgtcaagaatatatttatgttgacgtagcattaaacccatactggtagactgaacttcaatacccagaaagtagtgaacagcacctaagtcacgaagcttgaactcagagttgagtaactgtataaggtgatggagcatagcagagttgctacccgtgagcagaatatcatcaacatacaccaggagataaaagatattagtaccattaGATAAGATAAAcggggaggtgtcaaccttggaagctcggaaaccgatggagagcaaaaaaatcacttagacgagtgtaccatgctctcgatgcctgtttcaaaccatacaatgatttgtgcaatctgcacacatgagatggaagagaagagtcaacgaaacctggaggctgtttcatgtagacctcttcagtaagaacaccattgaggaaggcattatgaatatcaagct contains:
- the LOC118028943 gene encoding auxin-responsive protein SAUR21-like is translated as MAILLKGIMTAKQILRRSNLLANQATEVPKGFFAVYVGESQKKRFNVPISFLNQPSFQELLRIAEEEFGYNHPMGGLTLPCREDTFIDIISGLNLS